One genomic window of Undibacterium cyanobacteriorum includes the following:
- a CDS encoding LysR family transcriptional regulator produces MHLQQIQYFLTLADELHFWKTSEKVFITQSALSRHIKSMEEELGVRLFERDKRNVKLTPAGEFLRDQYRRLMLDYQSATRRAQLIAAGESGTLRIGHPASITFSVLPDLLRALHQGHPYIAIQMMEVDAEDVDAFLLADRIDIAFTREPEKSKDLVSEELMTEHFALVVPAQHPYAKRRQLKFSDLAKLAEEEFVLPSLTGKSEHANQLRGIFAEAGFQPHIRVESDFGVTLLGLVAKGVGISIMPISYSHHHNHAVRFIPLPTASTLVGIWRRKDHNPTLKTFIALMREFDY; encoded by the coding sequence ATGCATCTCCAACAAATCCAATATTTTTTGACCTTGGCCGATGAGCTGCATTTTTGGAAGACTTCGGAAAAGGTTTTTATCACGCAGTCGGCACTTAGTCGTCATATTAAAAGCATGGAAGAAGAATTGGGCGTGCGTTTGTTCGAGCGCGATAAGCGCAATGTCAAACTGACGCCGGCTGGTGAGTTTTTGCGTGATCAATATCGCAGGCTGATGTTGGACTATCAAAGTGCGACACGGCGCGCGCAACTGATTGCTGCTGGCGAGAGTGGCACTTTGCGCATTGGACATCCAGCTTCGATTACCTTTTCTGTTTTACCCGATCTCTTGCGCGCTCTGCATCAAGGCCATCCATATATAGCGATTCAGATGATGGAAGTCGACGCCGAAGATGTCGATGCATTTCTCCTGGCCGACCGAATCGACATCGCTTTTACTCGAGAACCAGAGAAATCAAAAGACTTGGTCTCCGAGGAATTGATGACCGAGCATTTCGCTTTGGTTGTGCCCGCGCAGCATCCTTATGCCAAGCGGCGTCAATTAAAGTTCAGTGATCTAGCGAAATTGGCTGAGGAAGAATTTGTTTTGCCGTCTCTGACCGGAAAGAGCGAGCATGCGAATCAGTTGCGCGGGATTTTTGCAGAGGCTGGTTTTCAACCGCATATTCGTGTTGAGTCAGATTTTGGTGTCACGTTGTTGGGTTTGGTGGCGAAAGGGGTTGGGATATCGATCATGCCGATCTCCTATTCTCATCACCATAATCATGCCGTGCGTTTCATACCTTTACCGACGGCGTCGACTTTGGTCGGTATTTGGCGTCGTAAGGACCACAATCCGACTTTGAAAACCTTTATCGCCTTGATGCGCGAGTTTGATTATTGA
- a CDS encoding GNAT family N-acetyltransferase, whose protein sequence is MLTFKRCDSNDSDFQALVRELDRYLALIDGEEHAFYAQYNKTDSIKHVVLAYLDGRAVACGAFKPYGEKGVEIKRMYAAPDLRGQGLASKILQELENWAASLGYQLCVLETGKRQADAVRLYEKNGYHVIPNYGQYVEAHNSVCYEKRIGSDSVEHANVNAGDIQDLTPA, encoded by the coding sequence ATGCTGACCTTCAAACGCTGCGATTCTAACGATAGCGACTTCCAAGCGCTCGTGAGAGAACTCGATCGTTACCTCGCTTTAATCGACGGGGAAGAACATGCGTTCTACGCGCAATACAATAAGACCGACTCGATCAAACACGTCGTCCTTGCTTACCTCGATGGCCGTGCGGTCGCTTGCGGCGCTTTCAAGCCCTATGGTGAGAAAGGTGTTGAAATCAAACGCATGTACGCCGCACCAGACCTGCGCGGACAAGGTCTCGCCAGCAAGATCCTCCAAGAACTAGAAAACTGGGCCGCCAGTCTTGGCTACCAATTGTGCGTGCTCGAAACAGGCAAACGCCAAGCCGATGCAGTACGTTTATACGAAAAGAATGGCTATCATGTGATCCCGAACTATGGGCAATATGTCGAAGCGCACAATAGCGTTTGCTATGAGAAAAGGATAGGATCTGATTCAGTCGAGCATGCAAATGTTAACGCTGGAGATATTCAAGATCTCACACCCGCTTAA